A part of Novipirellula artificiosorum genomic DNA contains:
- a CDS encoding SGNH/GDSL hydrolase family protein produces the protein MTPWLVLIVLLAAAWNTAPQAQGEPTNGAEAAAKKADADKILDEQYAAWMITLSPAQQAWEQVLQENLGSFYLPIHKREKVAGRSNAWDFIQDDPKLPRVLLIGDSVSRGYTQSVRMALAGKANVHRAPANCGPTSLAVRKLDVWLGDGDWDLIHFNFGIHDRNTPITEYGERLELLVERMKQTGAELVWASTTPIPDDPTKNQTAAAIVERNDVAAMLMRKHGVTIDDLFTAITPHLAEMQNLNDVHFNSDGYVFLGQQVARVIGEVLE, from the coding sequence ATGACCCCATGGCTAGTTCTCATCGTCCTGCTGGCCGCAGCCTGGAATACCGCTCCGCAAGCACAGGGCGAACCAACCAATGGCGCTGAAGCAGCGGCGAAGAAAGCGGATGCGGACAAGATCCTGGACGAACAATATGCCGCATGGATGATCACCCTCTCGCCCGCTCAGCAAGCCTGGGAACAAGTCCTACAGGAAAACCTCGGCAGTTTCTATCTTCCGATCCACAAACGCGAGAAAGTCGCCGGCAGATCCAACGCCTGGGACTTCATCCAGGACGATCCAAAGCTCCCACGCGTGCTGCTGATCGGCGACTCGGTATCACGAGGCTACACCCAGAGTGTGCGAATGGCACTTGCCGGCAAGGCCAACGTCCATCGAGCTCCGGCCAACTGCGGTCCCACCTCGCTAGCCGTGCGAAAGCTAGACGTGTGGCTGGGTGATGGCGATTGGGATCTGATTCATTTCAACTTCGGTATCCACGATCGGAATACCCCAATCACCGAGTATGGCGAGCGATTGGAGTTACTCGTCGAACGAATGAAACAGACGGGTGCGGAATTGGTTTGGGCAAGCACGACGCCGATTCCGGATGACCCGACCAAGAATCAAACTGCAGCTGCGATCGTTGAAAGAAACGACGTGGCAGCGATGCTGATGCGGAAGCACGGTGTAACGATCGACGATCTCTTCACTGCAATCACTCCGCACCTAGCTGAAATGCAGAATCTAAATGACGTTCACTTTAACTCGGATGGTTACGTGTTCCTCGGCCAGCAGGTCGCTCGGGTCATCGGTGAAGTATTGGAGTAA
- a CDS encoding tyrosine-type recombinase/integrase — MASLRLEDDRGRKGYRLQFRDAEKRNRTIWLGDVPEWRAQEVKEHVEHLLDRVKKKCPPEMATADWLSGIDDDLRNKLARCGLCESVAKRVARVLTLEKWIDEYIGERQDVKDSSKISYRQAKANLIDFFGRKKLLRDITLAEGKRWRVWLKTKGNRRDKKRKTMAEDTVRRRTATAKQFFAEAVERGYMPADPFAKLPSAIQENEKRQFFVEASVIESCMEYCPDLEWQTILALARYGAMRCPSELVALRWSDVDLPAGRMVINASKTEHHSTGGVRVCPIFPELRPYLEVAWDAAPEGAEFVINRYRQSTQNLRSTFLLILKRAGITPWPKLFQNLRASRETELLARYPAKDVVGWVGNSIPVAMKSYAMATDEAFKAASDPHGQTIATPSEPNNVARDSERGHNADSGCNRGCTGGCISGQSGAIEDLGNSALNYENTAKGGVFIVQDSVGNHYLMGDTEFESVTSAV, encoded by the coding sequence GTGGCAAGTCTACGCTTAGAAGATGACCGAGGCCGCAAGGGCTATCGGCTGCAGTTTCGTGATGCGGAAAAGCGAAACCGAACGATCTGGCTTGGGGACGTTCCCGAGTGGCGGGCACAGGAAGTGAAAGAGCACGTCGAACACCTGCTAGACCGAGTGAAGAAAAAGTGTCCGCCGGAAATGGCAACGGCCGATTGGCTTAGTGGTATCGATGACGACTTGCGCAACAAGTTGGCTCGATGCGGTCTGTGTGAATCAGTCGCAAAACGTGTTGCCCGTGTCTTGACGTTGGAAAAGTGGATCGATGAATACATCGGCGAGCGTCAAGACGTCAAGGATTCAAGCAAAATCAGTTACCGGCAAGCGAAAGCGAATCTGATCGACTTCTTCGGCCGCAAGAAACTGTTGCGGGACATTACGCTTGCGGAAGGAAAGCGGTGGCGTGTTTGGTTGAAGACCAAAGGAAACCGGCGGGACAAAAAGAGAAAGACCATGGCCGAAGATACGGTCAGACGTCGAACGGCAACCGCGAAGCAGTTTTTCGCCGAAGCAGTTGAACGCGGCTACATGCCGGCGGACCCCTTTGCCAAGCTACCGAGCGCAATCCAAGAAAACGAAAAGAGGCAGTTCTTCGTTGAGGCAAGTGTCATCGAAAGCTGCATGGAGTATTGCCCCGACTTGGAGTGGCAGACAATCCTAGCGTTAGCCCGCTATGGTGCGATGCGTTGTCCGAGCGAGCTGGTCGCGTTGCGATGGTCGGACGTGGATTTGCCAGCCGGCCGCATGGTCATTAACGCGAGCAAGACGGAACACCATTCAACCGGTGGGGTGCGTGTCTGCCCGATCTTCCCAGAATTACGGCCCTACTTAGAAGTGGCATGGGACGCGGCGCCAGAGGGAGCGGAATTTGTAATCAACCGCTACCGGCAATCCACTCAGAATTTGCGGTCCACGTTTCTGCTGATTTTAAAACGTGCCGGCATAACCCCATGGCCGAAGCTTTTTCAGAACTTGCGGGCCAGCCGCGAAACGGAGTTGTTAGCTCGCTACCCCGCAAAGGACGTTGTGGGGTGGGTGGGTAACTCGATTCCCGTTGCGATGAAGTCTTATGCCATGGCAACGGATGAAGCGTTCAAGGCGGCATCAGACCCGCACGGACAAACCATCGCTACCCCCTCCGAGCCAAACAACGTGGCCCGTGATTCAGAACGAGGGCACAACGCGGATTCAGGATGCAACCGCGGTTGCACTGGCGGTTGCATTTCGGGCCAATCTGGCGCTATTGAGGACTTGGGCAATTCCGCCCTGAACTATGAAAACACCGCAAAAGGCGGTGTTTTCATAGTTCAGGATAGCGTAGGAAACCACTATTTGATGGGCGATACAGAATTCGAATCTGTGACCTCTGCGGTGTGA
- a CDS encoding HEAT repeat domain-containing protein, which translates to MNGLRCTWFVLMCVAILYQATATTLSFAEDEKPLIDVITSDAPRGEKTIACKKLALCGSGKCVPALAALLQDEELAAWARIALEVIPDPSVDEALRASLERLDGRQRIGVIRSIGVRQDAAAVGALTKLLGSDDVELVTAAAETLGRIGGDKAIEALVLALEADFEPVRSEVAYACILCAEKLMAHDKAILAAELYDIVLAAKVPECRVAQATRGAILSRGAEGVPLLLNQLKSGDRAMVQAALAAARELTASSVSQELLSGLADLDADLRALVILALADRGDAETLPAMLSAAQEGPVAVRLSAIEVLGILGDETCVPLLLTLASDDYDDIRETARGALSILSGDGVNVLLTESLAEAEGKRRLALIELVGRRRIEVIEPLLKAVNDSGTEVRAAALKALGEVASLENLSVLIDTVLEPVHAEDGQVAAKALRAASVRMADREACAERLAKALEDAPTDARVTIMETLGEVGGTKALAAIGRMGKSEDEEMQDAATRVLGEWMSIDAGPVLLDLATDPNSSYRVRALRGYLRLPRQFGPEMSDEQRVAMCREGWNATQRDAERELVLEVIGRYPSKAMLQLAQDLAVGEALADEAAVVAKVIEMRLKDGGAQDK; encoded by the coding sequence ATGAACGGTTTACGATGCACATGGTTTGTATTGATGTGTGTGGCGATCCTCTATCAGGCGACTGCAACAACTCTTTCGTTTGCGGAAGATGAGAAGCCGCTGATCGACGTGATCACTTCGGATGCACCGAGAGGCGAGAAGACGATTGCATGCAAGAAACTGGCACTTTGCGGTTCCGGCAAGTGCGTCCCCGCGCTCGCGGCGCTGCTACAGGATGAAGAACTGGCGGCCTGGGCTCGGATTGCGCTGGAGGTGATTCCCGATCCGTCGGTCGACGAAGCCCTGCGCGCATCGCTGGAGCGTCTGGACGGACGCCAACGGATCGGCGTGATCAGGTCGATCGGTGTTCGCCAGGATGCAGCCGCGGTTGGCGCGTTGACGAAACTCCTGGGAAGCGACGATGTCGAGCTAGTGACGGCCGCTGCTGAGACGCTCGGGCGAATCGGAGGCGACAAGGCAATCGAGGCTCTCGTCTTGGCCCTGGAAGCGGACTTCGAGCCGGTGCGTAGCGAAGTTGCCTATGCCTGTATTCTATGTGCGGAGAAGCTCATGGCCCACGACAAGGCAATCCTCGCTGCGGAACTTTACGACATCGTTCTCGCAGCCAAGGTACCCGAGTGTCGAGTTGCCCAGGCAACGCGCGGCGCGATTCTCTCACGCGGCGCCGAGGGCGTTCCGCTCTTGCTCAATCAATTGAAATCAGGTGATCGAGCGATGGTGCAAGCAGCGCTGGCCGCCGCTCGCGAGTTGACCGCCTCAAGCGTTTCCCAAGAGTTACTCTCCGGGTTGGCCGATCTGGATGCCGATCTCCGAGCCTTGGTGATTCTGGCCCTGGCCGATCGTGGCGACGCTGAGACGTTGCCAGCGATGCTCAGCGCCGCACAGGAAGGTCCGGTTGCAGTCCGTTTGTCGGCGATTGAAGTGCTTGGCATCCTTGGAGACGAAACCTGCGTGCCTTTATTGCTGACCCTCGCCTCGGATGACTACGACGATATTCGCGAGACAGCTCGAGGCGCCCTGTCGATTTTGTCGGGCGACGGTGTCAACGTTCTGTTGACAGAGAGCTTGGCCGAAGCGGAAGGCAAACGGCGACTCGCCCTGATCGAACTCGTCGGTCGACGAAGAATCGAGGTCATCGAACCGCTTCTGAAAGCCGTCAACGACTCCGGTACGGAAGTTCGGGCCGCAGCGCTAAAAGCGCTGGGCGAGGTTGCTTCACTTGAGAACCTTTCGGTGCTGATTGACACGGTGCTGGAACCTGTCCATGCCGAGGATGGTCAGGTTGCCGCGAAGGCGCTTCGAGCCGCGTCAGTACGGATGGCCGATCGAGAAGCGTGCGCCGAACGACTCGCAAAGGCGTTGGAGGATGCACCGACCGACGCCCGAGTGACGATCATGGAGACGCTTGGGGAAGTGGGAGGCACGAAGGCGCTGGCCGCGATCGGCCGCATGGGTAAGTCAGAGGATGAGGAAATGCAGGACGCTGCTACTCGAGTTCTGGGCGAGTGGATGTCGATCGACGCGGGTCCGGTATTGCTCGACTTGGCCACCGACCCGAATTCGTCCTATCGTGTCAGAGCGCTCCGAGGGTATTTGCGATTGCCGCGACAGTTCGGCCCAGAGATGTCGGATGAGCAGCGCGTCGCGATGTGTCGCGAAGGGTGGAATGCGACCCAGCGTGATGCCGAACGCGAACTGGTCCTTGAGGTCATCGGACGCTATCCGAGCAAGGCCATGCTGCAATTGGCCCAAGACCTTGCTGTGGGGGAGGCTTTGGCGGACGAGGCCGCGGTTGTTGCCAAAGTGATTGAAATGCGTCTCAAAGATGGCGGGGCTCAGGACAAGTAA
- a CDS encoding Gfo/Idh/MocA family protein has translation MKSTTANSRETTGDGRDLNRRGFMQKATGAAGALTLPSLIPASAWGGLGQTPPSNRITVAQIGLGTMGQGHVRRLSSDPSVELVALCDVDRMRLIATQAAVSQTEGNSSPDIYNDYQDVLARDDIDAVVIVTPDHWHTPMAIDAAKAGKDIYCEKPVSMTVREGRVLEEAVRRCNRIFQTGTQYRSIPAIREVCNFVRNGGLGKVKSVFTLWRNMAGYLRNRRFQPYREFLDLEAASRSYVPLDVSLPAEPVPEGLDWNRWVGPAPWHGYNRLFHTNPKPGVVPWSFCREFGVGASTGYHSHAADIIQYALGMERSGPVELLHPNDGPYPTLTCRYANGTLLHLIEDWQDVKRLYQAVPDSARLAGNFGGVFVGEKGWITSMTTGGPIEGGPREMMEGLPVNQREPAREGNNHQANWLHCIRTRQRPSTDAELGHRAATLGHLTIVAYQLGRSLTWNPAAEKFPHDSAANRLLSRASRG, from the coding sequence ATGAAATCCACAACAGCGAATAGCCGTGAGACGACGGGCGATGGCCGCGATCTCAACCGCCGCGGGTTTATGCAAAAGGCGACCGGCGCAGCAGGCGCGTTGACCCTGCCTTCTCTGATTCCAGCGTCGGCTTGGGGGGGACTGGGACAAACGCCACCAAGCAATCGGATCACCGTGGCGCAGATCGGGCTTGGCACGATGGGACAGGGGCATGTGCGCCGTTTGAGTAGCGACCCCTCCGTCGAATTGGTTGCCCTTTGTGACGTAGATCGAATGCGTCTCATTGCCACGCAGGCCGCCGTCTCGCAGACCGAAGGGAATTCCAGCCCCGATATCTACAACGATTACCAGGACGTTTTGGCCAGGGACGACATCGACGCGGTCGTGATTGTCACGCCGGACCATTGGCACACTCCTATGGCCATCGATGCTGCAAAGGCAGGTAAAGACATCTACTGCGAAAAACCGGTTTCAATGACGGTCCGCGAGGGACGCGTGTTGGAGGAAGCGGTCAGGCGGTGCAACCGGATTTTCCAGACCGGGACGCAGTACCGCTCAATTCCTGCGATCCGGGAAGTCTGTAACTTCGTACGCAATGGCGGTTTGGGAAAGGTCAAATCGGTGTTTACGCTTTGGCGAAACATGGCGGGCTACTTGAGGAATCGGCGTTTTCAGCCCTATCGCGAGTTTCTGGACCTCGAGGCGGCAAGTCGTTCCTACGTACCGTTGGATGTCTCGTTGCCAGCGGAGCCCGTCCCCGAGGGGTTAGACTGGAACCGTTGGGTAGGTCCTGCCCCGTGGCATGGCTACAACCGTTTGTTTCACACGAATCCAAAGCCGGGAGTCGTTCCTTGGTCGTTCTGCCGAGAGTTCGGGGTGGGCGCTTCGACTGGATACCATTCACATGCTGCGGACATCATTCAGTATGCGTTGGGGATGGAACGCAGTGGACCGGTTGAGTTACTTCACCCCAATGACGGACCCTATCCGACGCTGACCTGTCGCTACGCCAACGGAACGTTGCTGCATCTGATTGAAGACTGGCAGGACGTCAAACGGCTTTACCAGGCTGTACCTGACTCGGCCCGCTTGGCCGGAAATTTCGGCGGCGTCTTCGTGGGAGAAAAGGGATGGATTACATCAATGACAACAGGCGGACCGATCGAGGGCGGCCCTAGAGAGATGATGGAGGGCCTCCCCGTGAATCAACGCGAGCCAGCCAGGGAAGGAAACAACCATCAGGCAAATTGGCTGCACTGCATCCGCACTCGACAACGCCCAAGCACGGATGCGGAGCTAGGGCATCGTGCGGCGACGCTCGGTCACTTGACGATTGTCGCCTATCAGCTGGGACGTTCGTTGACATGGAATCCTGCGGCCGAAAAGTTCCCGCACGATTCCGCCGCCAATCGCTTGCTGTCGCGAGCGAGCCGTGGATAA
- a CDS encoding ThuA domain-containing protein has protein sequence MKRIFRVVFSIMLGAAAVSCMPGRACAQANSEASASDQKRYQREAEEAQQRVISSAELDAVAIAAIDTAVPTEAPATPAKVRKLLIFDVNVGYPGHPSRFHANYAFEQMGKRTGAFEIVLSRDPEVFRRESLSRFDAVFLNNTVGNLFEDSQLRRNLVEFVYAGGGLMGVHGTTVAFTKWPGAVEDWPEFGVMLGARGARHREFDERVFAKVDSPDHPLVRVFPAEGFEYRDEFFRVHGPYSRDRLRVLFSIDVDRTDLTPKESRWKQEREDNDYALAWIRNYGRGRVFYCTIAHNPEVFRDPQMLKFYLSATQFVLGDLPASTIPSDRLTPTISAQEKLGWRLGVTAYTFYRYTLFETIEKTEQLGLPYLGGLSFQKVSSDIDKPFDAKLNDDELKAIRLKLDDAGVRMLTSFYAKIPGDEEGCREVFEFARKMGVETLISEPPLESLDMIERFCEAYDIDLAIHNHDQKASPHYWSPEAVMNVCDGRGPHIGVCADVGYWLRSGIDPVAAVKTIGSRLFVVQLHDLDALTSEGHDVPWGSGAGKTKAFLKELHRQGVEPKMFGLEYSYDWYDSIPEVKQCVRFFNETTQELARMISQRTLE, from the coding sequence ATGAAACGTATTTTTCGAGTCGTCTTTTCGATCATGCTCGGCGCAGCTGCTGTTTCCTGCATGCCGGGACGAGCTTGCGCACAAGCGAATTCGGAAGCCAGCGCCAGCGATCAGAAACGATACCAGAGAGAAGCGGAGGAGGCTCAGCAACGTGTCATCTCTTCCGCGGAACTGGACGCAGTCGCCATCGCGGCAATCGATACCGCAGTACCCACGGAGGCGCCCGCGACTCCCGCCAAGGTTCGTAAACTGTTGATTTTTGATGTCAACGTGGGCTATCCCGGACATCCGTCGCGCTTCCACGCCAACTACGCATTTGAGCAAATGGGCAAAAGGACCGGAGCATTCGAGATTGTGCTCAGCCGTGATCCGGAGGTGTTTCGTCGCGAAAGCCTGTCGCGTTTCGACGCGGTCTTCTTGAATAACACGGTAGGAAACCTATTCGAGGATTCGCAGTTGCGTCGGAACCTTGTCGAATTTGTCTATGCTGGCGGTGGATTGATGGGAGTCCACGGAACGACCGTGGCGTTTACCAAGTGGCCGGGCGCAGTGGAAGACTGGCCGGAATTTGGCGTCATGCTGGGCGCACGCGGCGCACGGCATCGTGAATTTGACGAACGCGTCTTCGCCAAGGTCGACTCACCGGACCATCCGCTCGTTCGCGTCTTCCCGGCGGAAGGATTCGAGTACCGTGACGAGTTTTTTCGCGTTCACGGTCCCTATTCACGTGACCGCCTTCGTGTGCTCTTCAGCATCGATGTCGACAGAACCGACCTCACGCCGAAGGAGAGTCGCTGGAAGCAAGAGCGCGAAGACAACGACTACGCGCTCGCATGGATACGCAACTACGGGCGAGGCCGCGTGTTCTATTGCACGATCGCGCACAACCCAGAGGTCTTTCGCGATCCACAGATGTTGAAATTCTATCTCTCTGCGACTCAGTTCGTACTGGGAGACCTCCCCGCTTCGACCATCCCAAGCGACCGTTTGACTCCGACGATTTCCGCTCAGGAGAAGCTCGGATGGCGGTTGGGCGTGACGGCCTACACGTTTTACCGTTACACCTTGTTCGAGACCATCGAGAAGACCGAGCAATTGGGGCTGCCTTACTTGGGCGGCTTGAGCTTTCAGAAGGTCAGCAGTGATATCGACAAACCGTTTGATGCGAAGCTTAACGACGACGAGTTAAAGGCGATTCGATTGAAGCTGGACGACGCAGGCGTGCGTATGCTGACCAGTTTCTACGCGAAGATTCCCGGCGACGAGGAGGGCTGTCGTGAGGTCTTCGAGTTCGCCCGAAAGATGGGCGTTGAAACGCTCATCTCGGAACCGCCGCTAGAATCGCTGGACATGATTGAACGATTTTGCGAAGCGTACGACATCGACCTTGCCATCCACAACCACGACCAAAAGGCTTCGCCTCATTACTGGAGCCCCGAGGCGGTCATGAATGTCTGTGACGGACGCGGACCGCACATCGGCGTATGCGCCGATGTCGGTTATTGGTTGCGATCTGGAATCGATCCCGTGGCCGCGGTCAAAACGATCGGTTCGCGGCTGTTCGTTGTGCAATTGCATGACCTCGATGCTCTTACCTCCGAAGGTCACGATGTGCCTTGGGGTTCGGGGGCTGGCAAGACCAAGGCGTTCCTCAAGGAACTTCACCGGCAAGGCGTCGAGCCCAAGATGTTCGGCTTGGAGTACTCCTACGACTGGTATGATTCGATTCCCGAAGTCAAGCAATGCGTGCGTTTCTTCAATGAAACGACGCAGGAACTAGCCCGGATGATTAGTCAGCGCACGTTGGAGTAG
- a CDS encoding sulfatase family protein, translating into MTLRRILLLLCVVLVTQFVSGFVLADEQPRPNILFLLTDDQRFDDLGCMGNQIIQTPNLDQLASNGVIFNNAFVTTAICCSSRASILTGQHMRRHKIVEFSTPLSSEAMDASYPVLLRNSGYRTGFLGKMAIGNPSNGLRRLSLPEDKFDFWFGFPQSISFRQKVDGEDRFLTTLLADKAIEFLRTTPSSQPFCLSISFKTPHGPFGFFDPETPDPYRDTEIPSPASYTRKNFEAHPEFLRESLNGNGEWPSNADQELLQKARICYRLITGMDAAVGRIMATLKELGMDDNTIVIFTSDHGALRGDHGLTGKWLMYEESIRVPLIVCDPRLPHELRGTRREQMVLNIDIAPTLLSMGSVEVPSVMQGRDFAPFLRDAAIEGRREWFYEHTYNTKRPRRPIAKSEGVRTERWKYIRYTEHDPPYEQLFDLTRDPGEQRNLASVPAHTDVLTDMRARCERLGQEAR; encoded by the coding sequence ATGACGCTCAGACGAATTCTCCTGCTGCTTTGCGTGGTGCTTGTAACGCAATTCGTTTCCGGTTTCGTTCTCGCCGACGAGCAACCCCGACCGAACATTCTCTTCCTGCTGACCGACGATCAGCGATTCGACGACTTGGGTTGCATGGGCAACCAGATCATTCAGACGCCAAATCTCGATCAGCTCGCCAGCAACGGTGTGATCTTCAACAACGCCTTTGTCACGACCGCCATCTGCTGTTCCAGTCGGGCCTCGATCTTGACGGGGCAGCATATGCGTCGTCACAAGATCGTCGAATTTTCTACGCCGCTTTCGTCGGAAGCCATGGATGCGTCGTATCCGGTGCTTCTGCGGAATTCGGGGTATCGCACCGGTTTTCTAGGCAAGATGGCGATTGGTAACCCGTCAAACGGGCTTCGCCGACTGTCGCTGCCGGAGGACAAGTTCGATTTCTGGTTTGGTTTTCCCCAATCGATCAGCTTCCGCCAGAAGGTCGACGGGGAAGATCGTTTTCTCACGACGCTATTGGCCGACAAGGCGATTGAGTTCTTGCGGACAACCCCGAGCAGCCAACCGTTCTGTTTGTCGATCAGCTTCAAGACGCCGCACGGGCCGTTCGGTTTCTTCGATCCGGAAACACCCGACCCGTATCGGGATACGGAGATTCCTTCGCCCGCAAGCTACACCCGAAAAAACTTCGAGGCCCATCCCGAGTTCCTTAGAGAATCTCTCAATGGCAACGGTGAATGGCCCAGCAACGCTGATCAAGAACTTCTTCAAAAGGCTCGAATCTGTTATCGCTTGATCACGGGCATGGATGCCGCCGTGGGTCGCATCATGGCGACTCTGAAAGAACTGGGCATGGACGATAACACGATCGTCATCTTCACATCCGATCATGGTGCGTTGCGCGGCGACCACGGACTGACCGGCAAGTGGCTCATGTACGAAGAGTCGATACGCGTCCCGCTCATTGTCTGCGACCCTCGCCTACCGCATGAACTGCGCGGGACCAGGCGAGAGCAGATGGTGCTAAATATCGACATCGCTCCCACTCTGCTGTCGATGGGAAGCGTCGAAGTTCCCTCTGTGATGCAGGGACGCGATTTTGCCCCCTTCCTACGTGATGCGGCGATCGAGGGACGGAGGGAGTGGTTCTACGAGCATACGTATAATACGAAACGCCCCCGCCGTCCGATTGCCAAGAGTGAAGGGGTGAGAACCGAGCGATGGAAGTACATCCGCTATACAGAGCACGATCCGCCGTACGAACAGTTATTCGATTTGACTCGCGATCCGGGTGAGCAACGCAATCTCGCGAGTGTGCCTGCACACACCGACGTTCTGACGGACATGAGAGCCCGATGCGAGCGACTTGGTCAAGAGGCCCGGTGA
- a CDS encoding sulfatase-like hydrolase/transferase, whose amino-acid sequence MKRRLCLLLLLSASLAEADDRPNFVIIMVDDMGYAGVRCFGNPYFKTPEIDRLAAEGMRLTDFHSSGTVCSPTRAGLLTGRYQQRAGIEAVIHPVREHPEHRKGLQKTEVTFAELLQSADYTTALIGKWHQGSQGEL is encoded by the coding sequence ATGAAACGACGACTCTGTCTACTGCTGCTTCTCTCCGCATCGCTGGCCGAGGCCGATGATCGTCCCAACTTCGTGATCATCATGGTGGATGATATGGGCTATGCTGGCGTCCGTTGTTTTGGAAACCCGTATTTCAAGACGCCTGAAATTGATCGTCTCGCCGCCGAGGGAATGCGGCTGACCGATTTCCACTCCTCGGGCACCGTCTGCTCGCCGACTCGGGCCGGATTGCTGACCGGTCGATATCAACAGCGAGCCGGGATCGAGGCCGTGATTCATCCGGTGCGCGAGCATCCCGAACACCGCAAAGGGTTGCAGAAGACGGAAGTCACCTTTGCCGAGCTGTTGCAGTCGGCAGACTATACCACGGCCTTGATCGGAAAATGGCACCAAGGCTCGCAAGGGGAGCTTTGA